The sequence CAGTAGCGAGGCGAGCGTGGTGGAGGTCTGATCATGTTCGAACAAATCACTGATTCGAACGAACGCGGTCAGGTGGGTATCGGTACCCTCATCGTGTTCATTGCGATGGTCCTGGTGGCGGCGATCGCTGCTGGCGTTCTGATCAATACGGCCGGCTCCCTGCAGAGCCAGGCGTCCGATACCGGATCCGAGACCCAGCAAACGGTAGCGAACCAGATCGAAGTCGTTCACGCTGTTGCCGAGAATGACACCGCCGGCGGAACGTTCGAACAACTCAACCTGACGGTCAAGAAGTCGGCCGGTGCCGACGTGATCGATCTGACGTCCGTGACGGTACAGTACACGGACAACGAGGGCTCGCTTACGCTCGCCCACAACAGCACAGTCGATTCCGCGCCGTACTTCAATACGACCGCGGCGACGACCGAGTCAGATAAAAACTCGCTGACCGATACATCCGACCGAGTTGTCATTGGAATTAACTTGGGTCTGGGCGACAATCCGTCCGTACTCGAACCCGGTGACAGCGCGACGGTCGAGATCGTCGACCAGTCCGGTGCGAAGTTCACCTACGGCGTGACGATGCCGCAGACGGTTAGCTCCGACCAGACTGTCGTCAAGGTCTAACCACCCAACCTCTAATCACTAACGCATGACTCCAGATACGACACGCGACGACGCGCTCCTCACCCCCGACGACCTCGAGGTCACACCCGACAACGAGACCGTCGAACAGTTGGATGAGAATCGCTACGTCGTGCTGTCGGAGTCGAGTTCCGACCTCGATTCGCTGCCGTCGCCGTCACTCGACGGCGACATCGAGGCCGAAGCGGCTGGTGAACGCACACACCAGCCCGCCGATAGCGGTCTCGAGTCCGACGGCGAGCTCGAGTTCGGTTCCGACGGTTCGGACGCGGACACGCACGAGCCCGACGAGCGGCTCACGGCCGCGTCCGAACCCCATGGAGTCGATATCACCTTGAAGACCGACGGCGAAATCGCACACCACCGCGCGACGTCACACGACGTCCGCGAGGTCTTTGTGGACCTCTTGACGTGGTACGCCGGGCAGCTGGATAACGACATGACGCCAAGCGAAGCGCTGCAGGTCATGCTGGCTGCGTCGGACCTCGAGGTCTGACCGCCGTCGGAACCTCACGCACAGCCGAGGCGTCACGCGCCTCACAGGGACTACAGGATTACGGCGTGTTCTCATTTTTCGACGGACGTTGATTCTGTCTCGTTCTGAAAACGTCTCGACTTGAACGAAGCGACGGCGACGATCACTTCCTCGAGCGCTGGTTCTCGAGAACCGCTCGTGTCGACTCAGATTTCGAATCGTGTCGGGAGACACGACTCAGTGTTCGATATCATCCGCGTCTTTTTGCGGGTGCCGTTGCGACTGAACGGTATGCAACACGAGTCCTCCCCGTCCAGACGTCGGTTCCTCGGCGCGGCTGCCGGGAGCCTCGCGACGGTCGCGACCGCCGGCTGTCTCGGCTCGCTGGTCGGCGGCTCCTCGTCGGCGACCGTAATCGAACCCGTCGAACCCTCCGAACCCCGGGAGGGATCGCCAGGCGAGTTCTACTACTTCCTCGAGGAAAATGGGATCGCGGTCGACGAACTCCTCGAAGACAACGGCGAACTCTACCTGACCTATCGATCAGACGCGGAAACGGTCGACGAGTCTAACGAGGAGATCCGAATCGTCTACGAGGTCTACAGGCAGGCGCTGATCGACCGCGGTTCGGATATCTCCTTCCTTTACTCCGAGATCGCGAACCCCTTCGACGAACAGGCGCTTGGCTGGGGGATCAATTCCGAGTGGCTCACCCCGGCCGATAGCAGCAATACTGGCAGGAATACGTCGGCTGGCAACGAGACGCCTGACAACACGGCTGATAACGAGACTGCCGAGAACGAATCGGCCGCTAACGGGCACGATATGGTCGAGGTGATGATCTGGAGCAACATCATGAACTCGAAGGTATACGAGGAGGATCTCGAGAACGGCAACTCCGACCTCAAAGAGGAAGGGAAGAACGCCGAGAACGGCGACGACCTCGAGAACGAGAGCACTGATCCCGGTACGAACGAGAGCACTGGTTCCGGTACGAACGAATCCGACGAGCGCTGACTACGTCGTAGTTGGATCCCTCCGAGCCGTTTTCGTCGTCTGGGTCGCCACCGACGGCCGTCGAGCTACGACCGTGGATGAGACCCGTTTTCCGCAATCGTTGCGGGGACCAAATCGGAGTTGGACTCACAGCCTACGTTCCACGTCCACCCCGATGACGCGTCCTTTTTCCACCTCGAGCGACAATCCCGGTCTATGACCGACCCACGCGAGGAGTTTCTGGCCGGCGAGCGGCCCGACGACGTCGCACTGTTTCTGGCCGACTCGTACGTCTCCGACGACCGCTTAGCTGAGTTCGGCGAGCGCGTCGAGGACGGCGTTTTGATCGTCGTCGACGGCGAGCGCGGTCGCAACGCCTTCGAGGCGGCGACCGGCACGCAGGCGATGCAGTTCGCCAAGTCCGCGATGGAACTCGAGGGAATCATCGAGGACGACCTCACCGGCGGACAGTGTCCGGAGGCGCCGACCGACGAGGAGCACGCGGTGCAGTTCGTTTTCGCCTTCGCGGAGGAACAGAACGAGGACGTCGGCGGTATCTACGCCGAAGGCGACGTCGTGCACGCGTACGCGAAGTGTACGTGCGGGACGGCGTACTCGGACAAGTGGAACGTCCCCGACGACGACGCCTGACCACGCGGGCGGACCCGAACGCAGGTTTCAGCGGTAGGGCGCAGGCTTTTGCGGCCCGCACGGCTAGGTTCGGGCTATGAGTTCGTTCGAAACGCCACGCGAGACCCGTCGGGGATTCGGCCTCTCGAGTCGCGAGGTGCAAGTGATCGGCGGCGCGAGCGTCCTGATGGCGATCAACGTCGCGGTGATGTACGCCGTCGCGACGACGCCGCTGGCGCAGGTCAACGAGTACCTGTTCGCGGCCCCGATCATCGGCGCGGTCGTCTACGGCGCGGCGATCATGGCCGGCCAGTACGTCGCCCAGCGAGGCGTCGAGGGCGGGGATATGGGAATCGCCTTCGTCGGGATGGTACTCTTACAACTCGCGTTCGGAATTTTCGGCGCGGGCGTGCTCCGTTTCGCTCCGCGAGAGAGTCAGCTGACGATCCTCGGGATAACGGCCGTCGTCGTCGCGCTCATGACGGCGGTGATCTCCGGCTACATCTACGCGCGCTCGAAGACGTTCGAGAGCTGGGGGACGTACGCGGGCTACGCGTTCATCAGCGGGCTCGTCGCGATCTTGATCGGCACGTTCGTCCAGCCCGTCCTGCTGGCTGGGTTCGTCCTGATCTTCCTCGGATTCCTGCTCCGACTCGGCTACGAGATCTGGCGAGTTCGGGACAACCGCGACGCCTCGGTTGCGCTCCAGACGATCGGCGTCTACGTCGCCGTCGCCGGCGTCTTCGTCCACGTCCTGCAGCTCGTGATGCGGTACGCGCTCTCCCAACGGTGACGGTTCCGCGGTCGTCGGAACGAAACGGATGGCTGGGAGTGGGAGTCGGAACTGAAGTGACAGTTGACGGGGATGCGGGCAGGATGCAGGAGCTCGGTTCGACACGGCCAGTGGTGGTTATGAAGTCACTTCCTGCCGCAGTTTTGTAGACCACACTCTCTCCATTAGCGGTGACTCCTAACTGATTTGGATTCCCGCTAACTGATGGGTATGCGCGGGACGTCGCCGTTGAGCGGATTGTGTCCGATATTGCTCGACTCGTCAGTGGAACGGAAAAGGACCGCTTACGTTTCGTCGGTGTCCGTATCGCTCTCGTCCTCGTCGGCCTCGTCCGCGACGACCTCGCGAAAGGCGTCGAGGATGACCTGCTTCGTCACGGCGCCGCGGGAGGTCCAGTGGTTCGCGTAGTCGAGCATGTCGTCGTAGATGTCGGGTTTGCAGCCGGCGGCCTTGGGGTGGCCACCGCCGTTGACCTTCCCCGCGACCTCGTGACAGCGGTCGAACACGTCGGTGCCTCGAATCGAGGCGGAGCCGGCGGGTTTGACGACGACCGAGGCGTCGGCGCCCTGCTCGCGCATCCCCTCGGCGACCTCGTTTTGCGAACAGCGGCCGTAGGTGACGCCGACCGTGTAGCCGCCGATCTCGCGGAACTCCGCGCGGGCCAGCGCCCGATCGATCAGCGCCTCCTTCTCCTCGCGGCGCTCGGTGAGGAACTCCCGGACCCACTCGGGGAGGTCGACGCCGTACTCGCGGACGACCTCGACGTACTCCGCTGGGTCGGTCCAGTAGGCGTAGTCCGCCAGATCGTCGCTGCGCGGATCCTCGCGCAGCCAGAGGTCGTGGTCCCGGGTCACGGCAGCCAGTTCCTCGTACATCGGCGAGAAGTCGTACTCGAGCGACCGGTAGACGACATCGGCCGAACACTCCTCGTCGGAGTCGCCGACAACGAGGTCGACGCCGGCGTCGCGGACCGCCTGCGCGACGTCGTCGTTCCACTGGTGGTGGTCGTACCACGAGACGCGGTCGGCGGTCTCGAGCGCCGCATCGAGTTCCTCCTCGACGTACTCGTACCTGTCCGGTGCGAGATCGCAGACGAAAAGATCGATCCCCTCGTCGCCAAACTCGGCGACGCGGGCCAGCGCGTCCTCGACGTCGTGGGGGCTGGCGGGAATCAGGGCTACTTCGTGGGGCGTGGGCTCGGGGTCCTCGAGCGGATCGACGGCCTCGCCGGCGAGTTCCGCCGCCGCTTCGTCGTCGACGGCATCGGCGGCATCCGCGGCGTCGGTCGGCACGTCGGCGTCAGTAGATCCATCGGCGTCGTCCTCGTCGTCCGGCTCCGGGACGTTCTGCACGTCGTCGTAGGCCTCGCGGAGCAGGGCGACGCAGGCCAACCCGTCCGCGTCGGGATCGGCGATGACGGCGACTCGAGCGCCCTCGAGGGCGGCCGCGGCCTGCTCGTCCTCGACGTCCTCCTCGAGCGCGTCGGGGAGGAAGAAACCGGTTCCCGGGAGCACGGACTTGCGGGCGAGCGGGAGATCGCCGCTGTCGATGAGTTCTTCGTCCATGGCAACGACTGCGTGACGGGTCCGGAAGTAATCGCCGGTCTCGGCCGTCGAGGCGCGACGGCGTCGGTGCCAGTCGCTACCGAAAGGCAGTGCACACCCGATCGCACAGCTATCGTGCGATCGGTGCGTGAATCGTTTCAGTTGGTATTATAGAACTTCGCTCGCGGCTCAGGCGGCGCCGACCGCCTCGTCGTCGTCACCTTCACCGGCGGGATCGAGTTGTCGAACCGTCAGGACGGGCACCGGCGAGGTGCGGACGACCCGCTCGGCGACGCTCCCCAGCAGCAGCCGGTTCTCGCCGTGGCGACCGCGGGTCCCGGTCGCGACCAGATCGGCGTCGATCTCGCGGGCGTACTCGCAGATCTGGGCGGCTGGCCGGCCCTCGCGGACGGCGGTGTCGATATCGAGGTCCGCGTCGGCTCGCTCCTCGACCGTCGCGAGCGCGGCGTCGGCGGTCGTCTCGAGGGCGGTCCGTAGTTCCGCCCGGAGCTGTTGGGGTGAGGCGTCGACCTCGCTGGCGTCGACGACCGAGAGCGCGTGGACCTCGGCGTCGAAGCGGTCGGCGAGATCGAGCGCGACGTCGACGGCTCGCTTGACGCTCTCGGAGCCGTCGGTGGCGACCACGACCGTATCGAACATGCACGGGGGTTACAGCCGAGATGGCTTAAACACCGGCGGCTCCGCCCCGCGAGCGGGCAGTCGTGGGGGTGGCTTTTTTGTGACGGGGGACACACCACCGCGTATGGTCGCCAGTGAGCCGGTTACCGTCGACACTGTACTCGCGCCGGTCGACGGGAGCGAGGAGTCCGCCACCGCCGTCGAGTACGCCGTCGCAGTCGCCGACCGCTACGACGCCGAAGTCCACGCCCTGTACGTACTCGGCAGGGGCGTCGTGCAGGGAATGAACGCCGGCACGCTCGAGGAGGACGACGTCGCGGAGGACACGAAGGGATTCTTTGCGGACATCAGGATCATCGCGGACGAGGCGGACGTCCCGCTCGTGACCTCCGTCGACGACGGCTTCTCGCAGACGCGCAAGACGCGCCACCCTGGAAACGTCGTCCTCGATACCGCCGACGCCGTCGACGCCGACTTCATCGTCCTTCCAAGGGAGCCGGTCACCGAAACCGCGTCGGCCGAAGTCCTCGAGCGGGCCGCCGAGTACGTGCTCTCCTACGCGAGCCAGCCGGTCCTGTCAGTGTGAGTTCGCAGAGACAGTGATGAAACTGAGCACCGGACTCTGCGGAGTGGGGCGAGGAGTTTCACCGACATCGCTCCGCGACGCGTCGATCTCGGACGAGTAACGAACCGCGAAAAGGGATGTGACGGGAAGGATTCGAACCTTCGGCACACCCGTGGAACGGGCGTGTGTTACGCTACACCACCGCCACGCCGACTGCATCCGATACGACACCGGCTTTCTCGATATAAGTTCGGGACGGTTCTCAGGCAGTGATTTTCTGGGGAGCGCAACGGGTTCCCGACGGCCGGGTAGATCGAATTCTCGAGACCGAGTTCGCGGACGAGACCGCGGAGACCCGCGATCCGATCGTCGAGGCTGCAGAGAGACGTCCGTTCGCTACAGCCGGATCGCCATCTCCTGTTCGAAGCTCTCCGTGCCGGTCGCCTCGAAGCCGACCCGCTCGTAGAGCGCGATTGCGGGGTTGTTCCAGCGCTCGACGGTCAGCCAGACCTGTTCGATCCCGATGTCGCCGGCGTGACCGAGCAGGTGCTCGAGCAGTTTCGTCCCGATTCCGGCCCGCTGGAACTCCTGCAGGACGAAGATGGCGAGTTCCCACTCGACGTCGCTGTGGTCCTCGATCGCCGACGGATCGTCGGTGTCGGGGACGAGCATCGCGTGGGCGACGACGTCGTCGCCTACCACGGCGACGACGTTGACGCTCTCCTCGGCGATCGTCTCGAGCCAGTTGCGAATGCGCGACTCGCCGGTCGGCGGGATCCCCTGGGCGCGGTCAGTGGGGTCGAACGCGACGTACATCTCGACGACGTCCGCAAGCGTCTCCTCGAAGTCGTTCGTGGCCCGGATCTCGATCGAGCGGCCCTCTCGGTCCTCGACCGTCGTCGGCGGCGAGGGGAACGGTCCGGCCGGGCCGTCCGGATACGGTCTCGTTCCGGCCATCGTTATCGCACCAGTTTGACGGTCGTCGGGGCGTTCAGCAGGACGAACTCGGTGATCGGGCCGAGCTGGATCTTGCCCATCGGGCTCAGGGTGCCGCCGCCGATCACGAGCTGGTCGAACTCGCCCTGTTCGGTGTGGTCGACTAGCGCGCTGCCGGGGTCGCCCTCGAGGGTGACGATCTCGGCGTCAATGCCGGTCTCGATCAGCAATTCTTCGGTCCGTTCGACCATTTCCTCCTGCGAGCGTTTCGATTCGGGCTTTTCGACGACGGCGACGGTGAGGTCGTCCCCGACCTCCCGCGTGCGCTCGATCGTCTGTCGGAGCGTTTTGAGGGATTCGTCGCTCCCGACGAGGCCCACTAAGACGTTCATATCCATGCATGTGCGCCGGTGGACGAAAACCGTTGTGCCGCGGTCGGGTACGCGGCGGCTCGAAACGGCTACTCGAGTGCGAGTGAGACTGTGCCAAACGGTGGCGCAGACCTTGCGCAGGACGACGACGTTAAGAACGTGTGGTGAGTACGTTGACCGAATGAGTGATGCGGCGCTCGATGTCGTGGAGTTCCTGCTCACGACGAGCGTGTATTCGGACGACCGAACGCTGGACGAGAACGATCTGCCGCCGTCGTATCGCCGTGTGTTCTGGACCGGCGGCGTCGAGAACGGCGACGACGACGATGACAGCGAGTCGGGACGCACTCCCGCCGGCATCAGTCGTCCGCTCTCGGTGACGACGACGACGGCCCGGGAGGCGACCGACGTCAGTCGGCCGTGGGAGGCCGTCTCGGAGCTGATGTTCACCGAGCGCGACGAGTTCTCGGGGACGATCACCCTCGCCCAGCAGGGGATGGCCGAGAAATGGTTCGCCGAGCGCGTCGACGACGACCGACTGCGCGAGAACCCGACGCTGGCGAAACACTTCGCCGAACACGAGGAGTTCGGCGAGACGTTCGACGTCACCCACGAGGAAGCGCGAGAGGAAAACCGGCCGATCCAGGCCGATCGGGTCTGGATCGACGGCCTCCTCGAGGAGTACTTCGACGAGGAGGAAGACGAGGAGATGCTGGATCTCGTCGAAGTTCGGGCCCCCGAGGAGGTCGACATGTCCCTCGACGACCTCGTGCTGACCGAGGATCAAGAGAACGAACTCGACAAGATCTCGAAGGCGATCGAACACCGCGACTACCTCTCGAACATCGGCCTGCGCGAGATCGGGAAGCTGCTGTTCGTCGGCCCGCCGGGCACCGGGAAAACCTCGACCGCCCAGGCGCTGGCCCAGGACATGGACCTGCCGTTCGTCGAGGTCAAACTCTCGATGATCACGAGCCAGTACTTGGGCGAGACGGCCAAGAACGTCGACAAGACCTTCGAGGTCGCCAAGCGACTGTCGCCCTGTATCCTCTTTATCGACGAGTTCGACTTCGTCGCCAAGACCCGCAGCAGCGACGAACACGCCGCGCTCAAGCGCGCCGTCAACACCCTGCTCAAGAGCATCGACAACATCTCGCTGATCGAGGACGACGTCCTGCTGATCGGCGCGACCAACCACCCCGATCAATTGGACGACGCCGCCTGGCGGCGCTTCGACGAGATCATCAACTTCCCCAAGCCCGACAACAACATGCGGGCGGACATCCTCTCGCTGATCACCCGCCGGATGGAGATCGACGAGTTCGATCCCCACCTCATCGCCGAGGCCACGCAGGGGCTGACCGGCAGCGACCTCCGGATGGTGCTCCGCGAGGCCGTCCTCGAGGCCCTGACCGAGGACCGGACGACGTTGACCCAGGAGGACCTGCTCAACGCCGTCGAGGAGTTCGAGGAGCGGGACACGCTGAAGAACATGGACATGATGGGCGGCGACCACGACGCGCTGGTCGCCGGCGGCGACCTCGGGAAGGCGAGCGACGGGGGCGAGCCGAGCGGTCACTCACACGACCACGACCACGACCACGATCACGACCACTGACCGCTGTCAGCGGTCAACCGATATTCTGAATCCGTCCGCAGCCGACCGATATTCTGACGTCTGCTCGCGACGCGTCGCATCCGTGAGTCCCGCGGGACGTTGGCCTGCGTAACTGTCAACTGCTCGCTCCGTGTCGTACCCGTATGAGGGATTTCCACGCCCACACGAACTACTCCGACGGGGAATTTCTGCGCGGGATGGTACAGGCCGCGGCAGCGGCCGGCCTCGAGGGGATCGGGTTCACCGACCACTGCACGGTTTCGTCCCGCGAGGAACCCGCGACCGTCCGGAACGTCTACGGCTTCAATCTGGATCTGACCTACGAGCGTCGCCGCCAAGCGATCGAGACGGAGCGCAAGCGCGAGGACGTCTCGATCGAGATCTACGACGGCGTCGAGATGGACTACGACCCGCGAGACGAGAGCGAGATCCGCGAGTTCCTCGCCGAGGCGAACTTCGACTACACGATCGGGAGCGTCCACGGCGTCGACGGGAAGAACGTCCAGGTCCCGAGCAACTTCGCGGAGCTAACCGAGGCGGAGCTGGACGGGATCGTCGACGACTACTTCGAGACCCTCGTCTCGCTCGTCGAGTCGGAGCTGTTCGACGTCGCGGCCCACCTCGATCTGATCGAGCGGACCGCCCCGCTTCGCGGGCGGGCGACGACGGACCACTACGAACGCGTGGCCGAAGCGTTCGCAGACTCGCGAACGATCCCCGAGATCAACGCCGGGCGAGCGGTCTCCGACGTGGCGCTTGTCCACCCCTCTGACCCGTTCCTCGAGACGCTGCGGGCCCACGACGTCTCGGTCACCGTCGGCACGGACTCCCACCGCCCGAACGAGATCGGCGAGCGTGCGGCCTTCCTCGAGGAGTATCTCGCCGAGCGCGGCATCGAGCCGGTGGCGCCGCCGGGACTCGAGTGAGCGGATTTGACACCGCCGACCGCCCCAACCGAGAGGAGACGTCGGGTCCGGGTGCCGGTTCCGCGGGGAATACCCTTTATGCAACGGCTGCTAATCACACCTCGATGAGCGATGGATCGCCACAGGACGACGCGGCGGCCGACGGCAACGCGATCCGTCCGCACCCGCGACGACGAGTCGACGGCCTCGAGGACCGGACCGCAACGCAGCTCGCGCCCGCCGAAGTCTCCCCATCGAGGTGGGCGTAGCGATGCGCATAACCCTGCTCGGCGCCGGCGACACCACCGGCACGCCGACCGTCGGCTGCGACTGCGACACCTGCGAGGCCGCCCGCGAGCGCGGCGTCGAGCGCACCCGGTTTTCCGTCCACGTCGAGAACGAACGGGTCGACGAGTCGCTGCTGATCGACTTCAGCCCGGACTTTCGGTACCAGTTCCTCCGCGAGGACGTGCCGCTTCCCGACGCCGCCGTCATCACCCACATCCACTTCGACCACCTCGACGGACTCGGCAACGTCTTCCGCGTCTTCGACTCGCTTTCCGTCTATGCCGCCGACGAGACCGACCCGCAGACGGGAAAGAGCGTCGCGGAGACAGTCCGCAACGACTACCACTACCTCGATCCGCTCGAGGTCCGCCCGACGACGCCACTCGAGACGATTCACGTCTGCGGGTTCGACGTCACCCTGGTGCCGGTCGAACACCCGCCGCTGGTCTGTTACGGACTCGCGATCGAAGATCCCGTGACCGGCGCGAAGCTCTCGATCACCGGCGATACGAGCTACAACGTTCCCGAGGCGTCCCGGGAGGTATTGGCCGATCCGGACCTGCTGCTGGCCGACGCCATCGTCCCCGCCCACCTCTGCGAGTACCACCCCGCCGGCGGGCGCCACGAGACCGACGACGGCGTCCCCCGGACGTTCGGGACGAAGCACATGACTCGAGAGGGCGCCCTCGATCTGGCCGCCAAACTGAACGCCGAACGGACGCGGCTGGTCCACCTCGCCCACTACTACCCCGCCGACGAGGCGTTCGAGGAACCCCTGGCGGTCGACGGCGAACAGTACGAACTGTAGCTCGCTCCCGACCGCCGACCGAGTATAATACTGCCGGTAATTCGCGCTAAAATACCGGTACGGCCGCTGTCATTCGGTTCGCGAAGGAATCCATTCATTACGTCCAATCTCGTGAACGGGTGTATGGATTCTCGCGTTACATCGATACGGAGCGGGGTCGACGGTCTCGACGAACTCCTTTGTGGCGGCCTCGTCACCGGTCGGATGTATCTCGTGCAGGGAAAGCCCGGGACGGGAAAGACCCTGCTCGGGATGCACTTCCTCGAGGAAGGTCTCCGGAACGACGAGACGGTGCTGTTCATTCACGGCGAGGAGTCTCGCGAGGAGATTCTCGCGAACGGAGCGGCAGTCGGCATCGATATCTCTGAGGCGGCGTTTCTCGATCTCGGGCCGGACTCCGAGTTCTTCACCGAGAATTACTCGTACGATCTAGTGAATCCGAGCGACATCGAGCGGGAGCGGTACACGCAGGACATCCACGACGCAATCCGCGAGATCGACCCGGACCG comes from Haloterrigena salifodinae and encodes:
- a CDS encoding universal stress protein, with the translated sequence MFDTVVVATDGSESVKRAVDVALDLADRFDAEVHALSVVDASEVDASPQQLRAELRTALETTADAALATVEERADADLDIDTAVREGRPAAQICEYAREIDADLVATGTRGRHGENRLLLGSVAERVVRTSPVPVLTVRQLDPAGEGDDDEAVGAA
- a CDS encoding DUF5807 family protein, with the protein product MTDPREEFLAGERPDDVALFLADSYVSDDRLAEFGERVEDGVLIVVDGERGRNAFEAATGTQAMQFAKSAMELEGIIEDDLTGGQCPEAPTDEEHAVQFVFAFAEEQNEDVGGIYAEGDVVHAYAKCTCGTAYSDKWNVPDDDA
- a CDS encoding ATP-binding protein, with protein sequence MSDAALDVVEFLLTTSVYSDDRTLDENDLPPSYRRVFWTGGVENGDDDDDSESGRTPAGISRPLSVTTTTAREATDVSRPWEAVSELMFTERDEFSGTITLAQQGMAEKWFAERVDDDRLRENPTLAKHFAEHEEFGETFDVTHEEAREENRPIQADRVWIDGLLEEYFDEEEDEEMLDLVEVRAPEEVDMSLDDLVLTEDQENELDKISKAIEHRDYLSNIGLREIGKLLFVGPPGTGKTSTAQALAQDMDLPFVEVKLSMITSQYLGETAKNVDKTFEVAKRLSPCILFIDEFDFVAKTRSSDEHAALKRAVNTLLKSIDNISLIEDDVLLIGATNHPDQLDDAAWRRFDEIINFPKPDNNMRADILSLITRRMEIDEFDPHLIAEATQGLTGSDLRMVLREAVLEALTEDRTTLTQEDLLNAVEEFEERDTLKNMDMMGGDHDALVAGGDLGKASDGGEPSGHSHDHDHDHDHDH
- a CDS encoding DUF7500 family protein, with product MTPDTTRDDALLTPDDLEVTPDNETVEQLDENRYVVLSESSSDLDSLPSPSLDGDIEAEAAGERTHQPADSGLESDGELEFGSDGSDADTHEPDERLTAASEPHGVDITLKTDGEIAHHRATSHDVREVFVDLLTWYAGQLDNDMTPSEALQVMLAASDLEV
- a CDS encoding universal stress protein, which codes for MNVLVGLVGSDESLKTLRQTIERTREVGDDLTVAVVEKPESKRSQEEMVERTEELLIETGIDAEIVTLEGDPGSALVDHTEQGEFDQLVIGGGTLSPMGKIQLGPITEFVLLNAPTTVKLVR
- a CDS encoding GNAT family N-acetyltransferase, producing the protein MAGTRPYPDGPAGPFPSPPTTVEDREGRSIEIRATNDFEETLADVVEMYVAFDPTDRAQGIPPTGESRIRNWLETIAEESVNVVAVVGDDVVAHAMLVPDTDDPSAIEDHSDVEWELAIFVLQEFQRAGIGTKLLEHLLGHAGDIGIEQVWLTVERWNNPAIALYERVGFEATGTESFEQEMAIRL
- a CDS encoding DHH family phosphoesterase, translating into MDEELIDSGDLPLARKSVLPGTGFFLPDALEEDVEDEQAAAALEGARVAVIADPDADGLACVALLREAYDDVQNVPEPDDEDDADGSTDADVPTDAADAADAVDDEAAAELAGEAVDPLEDPEPTPHEVALIPASPHDVEDALARVAEFGDEGIDLFVCDLAPDRYEYVEEELDAALETADRVSWYDHHQWNDDVAQAVRDAGVDLVVGDSDEECSADVVYRSLEYDFSPMYEELAAVTRDHDLWLREDPRSDDLADYAYWTDPAEYVEVVREYGVDLPEWVREFLTERREEKEALIDRALARAEFREIGGYTVGVTYGRCSQNEVAEGMREQGADASVVVKPAGSASIRGTDVFDRCHEVAGKVNGGGHPKAAGCKPDIYDDMLDYANHWTSRGAVTKQVILDAFREVVADEADEDESDTDTDET
- a CDS encoding MBL fold metallo-hydrolase, yielding MRITLLGAGDTTGTPTVGCDCDTCEAARERGVERTRFSVHVENERVDESLLIDFSPDFRYQFLREDVPLPDAAVITHIHFDHLDGLGNVFRVFDSLSVYAADETDPQTGKSVAETVRNDYHYLDPLEVRPTTPLETIHVCGFDVTLVPVEHPPLVCYGLAIEDPVTGAKLSITGDTSYNVPEASREVLADPDLLLADAIVPAHLCEYHPAGGRHETDDGVPRTFGTKHMTREGALDLAAKLNAERTRLVHLAHYYPADEAFEEPLAVDGEQYEL
- a CDS encoding universal stress protein yields the protein MVASEPVTVDTVLAPVDGSEESATAVEYAVAVADRYDAEVHALYVLGRGVVQGMNAGTLEEDDVAEDTKGFFADIRIIADEADVPLVTSVDDGFSQTRKTRHPGNVVLDTADAVDADFIVLPREPVTETASAEVLERAAEYVLSYASQPVLSV
- a CDS encoding archaellin/type IV pilin N-terminal domain-containing protein, whose translation is MFEQITDSNERGQVGIGTLIVFIAMVLVAAIAAGVLINTAGSLQSQASDTGSETQQTVANQIEVVHAVAENDTAGGTFEQLNLTVKKSAGADVIDLTSVTVQYTDNEGSLTLAHNSTVDSAPYFNTTAATTESDKNSLTDTSDRVVIGINLGLGDNPSVLEPGDSATVEIVDQSGAKFTYGVTMPQTVSSDQTVVKV
- a CDS encoding histidinol-phosphatase HisJ family protein; the encoded protein is MRDFHAHTNYSDGEFLRGMVQAAAAAGLEGIGFTDHCTVSSREEPATVRNVYGFNLDLTYERRRQAIETERKREDVSIEIYDGVEMDYDPRDESEIREFLAEANFDYTIGSVHGVDGKNVQVPSNFAELTEAELDGIVDDYFETLVSLVESELFDVAAHLDLIERTAPLRGRATTDHYERVAEAFADSRTIPEINAGRAVSDVALVHPSDPFLETLRAHDVSVTVGTDSHRPNEIGERAAFLEEYLAERGIEPVAPPGLE